From the Plectropomus leopardus isolate mb chromosome 18, YSFRI_Pleo_2.0, whole genome shotgun sequence genome, one window contains:
- the kifc1 gene encoding kinesin-like protein KIFC1, producing the protein MSRLPVSAQKRVLTSSTSSSENGHDFAPAQKKIRKDSDPVKPHAAATIISGRRPAVPASRAPISRPVRAVGAATVAVGPSRGVLKPSIASTAAKGGNIKQTGAPAVSKPGGGGTKRQAWDLRGKVSDMEGKIRDYQTKVKSVNQENEVLKGSMVQSKTRVAEMEKMLERQKSQISEYEEKLHELSGVCDELERVSSDKNTLEKELSNLEGKYKVMETLRDSQETELQTLKMKLSVQESTLARLQVTLRDTEEEVRSLKDTVAQQRDELHAGEMERRRLHNTIQELKGNIRVFCRVRPLVEGGLSKHIQLSPSDIKSVTLAKTEESHTGKTADTQKNYNFSFDRVFGPQATQQEVFEEISLLVQSALDGYNVCCFAYGQTGSGKTYTMEGDEYDESRGVIPRAVKQIFKAAEKLGAQGWEFSFTASFVEIYNETLRDLLYTGKASKRPEHEIRKSANNEITITNLTYEKVSNEDQVLGLIMLANQNRSTAQTAQNDRSSRSHSVFQLDIEGVNVGRDVKCKSTLCLVDLAGSERMLKSQSQGERFKEMTAINGSLSNLGIVITALANKESYVPYRNSKLTYLLQGCLGGNSKTLMFVNIAPEPDSFGETLNSLRFASKVNDCVIGTASANKK; encoded by the exons ATGTCCCGCTTGCCAGTTAGTGCGCAGAAGAGGGTACTTACaagcagcaccagcagctcTGAGAATGGGCACGACTTTGCACCCGCTCAG aagAAAATCCGAAAGGACTCAGACCCTGTCAAACCACATGCAGCAGCTACAATCATCAGTGGCAGGCGACCTGCTGTTCCAGCATCCAGGGCACCTATTT CCAGGCCAGTCAGAGCTGTGGGAGCTGCCACTGTGGCTGTTGGTCCTTCCAGAG GTGTCCTGAAACCATCAATAGCTTCAACTGCAGCAAAGGGGGGCAACATTAAACAAACCGGTGCACCGGCTGTCTCAAAACCAG GTGGGGGAGGAACCAAGCGGCAAGCATGGGACCTGAGGGGCAAGGTCAGCGACATGGAGGGTAAGATTCGTGACTACCAGACCAAGGTCAAATCTGTCAACCAGGAAAATGAGGTTCTTAAAGGGTCGATGGTCCAGAGCAAAACAAGAGTGGCTGAAATGGAGAAAATGCTTGAGAGGCAGAAGAGTCAGATCAG TGAGTATGAGGAGAAACTGCACGAATTGTCAGGAGTCTGTGATGAGTTGGAGAGAGTGTCGAGTGATAAGAACACTCTTGAAAAGGAGCTCTCAAACTTGGAGGGAAAATACAAGGTCATGGAGACTCTCCGTGACAGCCAAGAGACAGAGCTGCAAACTCTCAAG ATGAAGCTATCGGTACAGGAGTCAACTCTGGCCCGCCTGCAAGTGACCCTCAGAGACACGGAGGAAGAGGTCCGGTCTCTCAAAGACACTGTGGCGCAGCAGAGAGATGAGCTGCATGCCGGGGAGATGGAGCGCAGACGGCTCCACAACACCATCCAGGAGCTCAAG GGCAACATCAGAGTATTTTGCAGAGTTCGGCCACTGGTGGAGGGGGGCCTCAGCAAACATATCCAGCTGTCACCCAGTGACATCAAATCAGTAACACTGGCCAAAACAGAGGAG TCTCACACAGGCAAAACTGCTGACACTCAGAAGAATTACAACTTCAGTTTTGACCGGGTGTTTGGCCCCCAGGCGACACAACAGGAG GTCTTCGAAGAGATCTCGCTGCTTGTGCAGTCAGCACTGGATGGCTACAACGTCTGCTGCTTTGCCTACGGCCAGACAGGAAGTGGAAAGACCTACACCATGGAGGGAGACGAGTATGATGAGTCCAGAGGTGTCATTCCCAGAGCTGTGAAGCAAATTTtcaaagcagcagagaaactgGGAGCTCAAGGCTGGGAG tTCTCCTTCACAGCAAGTTTTGTTGAGATCTACAACGAGACCCTCCGGGACCTGCTCTACACGGGCAAAGCCAGCAAGAGGCCGGAGCACGAGATCCGAAAGTCGGCTAACAACGAGATCACGATCACCAATCTGACCTACGAAAAGGTCTCCAACGAGGATCAG GTTCTCGGCCTGATCATGTTGGCCAATCAGAATCGCTCCACGGCCCAGACAGCCCAGAATGACCGCTCCTCTCGCTCCCATTCAGTCTTCCAGCTGGATATCGAGGGAGTGAATGTTGGCAGGGATGTCAAATGCAAGT CCACTCTGTGCCTGGTGGACTTGGCTGGCAGTGAGCGGATGCTGAAGAGTCAGTCTCAGGGCGAGCGTTTCAAAGAGATGACCGCCATCAACGGCTCCCTGTCCAACCTGGGCATCGTCATCACCGCGCTGGCCAACAAG gagaGCTACGTTCCGTACAGGAACTCCAAGCTAACGTaccttctgcagggctgcctgggAGGAAACAGCAAAAC CCTGATGTTTGTGAACATCGCCCCAGAGCCAGACAGCTTTGGAGAAACCCTCAATTCCTTAAGGTTTGCCAGCAAG gTGAACGACTGTGTCATCGGGACTGCAAGTGCCAACAAGAAGTAG